Within Raineyella sp. W15-4, the genomic segment GGAACAGGGTGTCAAGCCGTGGTTCCAGCCGATCTTCGAACCCGGCAGCGCCGAGCTGGAGTCCGGGCTGTTCGCCGCTCAGGCGGCGTTCGGCGGCGCTGTGCTCGGCTGGGCCGTCGGCCGGCTCCAGTCCCGCACCGCGATCCGGCGCCTCCAGGAGAACAAGCACTCGGCGCTCGAGGATGTGGCCGCCGGCGACGGCGACTGACCCCCGATGGCCTTCTCGATCGACGGGGCTGCCTGGGGCAGCCCCTGGCGGGAGGTCGCGGTAGCGGACAAGGCCCTGTTGACCCTCGGCACGCTCTTCGTCGGTCTGTCGATGCCGGCCTGGCCGGTGGGGCCCATCGTCGTGGTGGGCCTCACCGCCGCTGCCCTGACCCTGGCCAGGGTCCCCTGGGGGATCTGGATCGGCGCGCTGCTGTTGCCGGCAGCCTTCGTCGTCATCGGAGTGCTGTCCATCGCGCTGCAGGTCGGTGAGGTGCCGGCCGCCGCGACCGTGTGGTGGAGTTCCGGGCCGTTCGCCGTCACCGCGGAGTCGGTGGCGCGGGCCGGCACCGTGCTGGGCCGCAGCATCGCGGGCACCTGCGCAGTGATCCTGTTCGCCGTGTCCACCCCGATGGTCGACCTGG encodes:
- a CDS encoding energy-coupling factor ABC transporter substrate-binding protein; this translates as MSEFSHTVKSPQSSQHSWVTWALAALVIVLLAVTFAIARTHSPDAEFGGADSNAVTALEEQGVKPWFQPIFEPGSAELESGLFAAQAAFGGAVLGWAVGRLQSRTAIRRLQENKHSALEDVAAGDGD
- the cbiQ gene encoding cobalt ECF transporter T component CbiQ; translation: MAFSIDGAAWGSPWREVAVADKALLTLGTLFVGLSMPAWPVGPIVVVGLTAAALTLARVPWGIWIGALLLPAAFVVIGVLSIALQVGEVPAAATVWWSSGPFAVTAESVARAGTVLGRSIAGTCAVILFAVSTPMVDLVDAGRRLRIPGPALDIAALTYRLLFVLWESAVTIRAAQAARLGYVGFRRSVHSFGSLAAGVLVRAWGRSHRLEQGLAGRGYTDDLRTLQHVRPHSPVFLALTTTWLLVLLAAGTHGFGLLA